In Gimesia panareensis, the genomic window TCTTCGCAGGCGATGAGATAAACCCAGCCTCCATTCAGCAGATTAGAAACCAGGGTATGTTTTGAAATCACGTTCTCTATGGCCTGTCTCGAGGCAGCAATCACGACCTGCAGACGCAGCGGCTGGTGCTGGAACATCTCTCCGGTATGCAGCGACTGCCAGGGAAGCCCGGTCTTCAGATCGCCTCCATTCCCGGAGAGAATTCCAAACCCTCCTGCCACGTTGTGCAGAGTTTTATTACCACTGCCGAAGTGTCGCTGATCGACCGTGGATGCGTAATACTGCATATTGATCCAATGGGCTACGACCATGGGAGCCGTCATGATGTTCTCTAACACGGTTCCGTGAGGATCCTGCTCCTGATCGTAGTTGTGCAGAAACGTACGACCGTCCAGATCCATTTGTCTGGTTAGATTTCGCGGACCGACCACCAGAGCTGCATTCCCCGCTAACCCCCATTCCGGGCGGACCTCCGACCAGTCATACGCCCGTCGCAAGAGATCCTTAGTTGAGGGACTCTTGAGTGTCGACAACCGTTCCACGCGGGTCTGTTGTGTTGCCTGAGAAATCAGAGTCTGCAGTGATGTCAACTCAGCCTGATGTGATTCAGGGACCTGGTCTGTTTCAAACAGTTCGATCCGATCGGTTGTGGTATTATGCACGCCTGCCAGAAAGATCGTATCATTGGGAATTTCAATTCCTTTTCGCTCCAGGCCCTGTCTGACCGCTGGAAGATTCAAGATCTCTGCTGCTACCCGTGCATTGGGGGCACCGGAATGACCGCCACAGGCTCCACAGTCCAGTCCGGCCTTAAGAGGATTATTGACTGTCTGACTTTCGTGACCACAAAAGACGACCAACCGGGAAAACTGTGTAGTGAGACTCATATTCCTTAAGATTGCTTCAGCCATTTCCGTGAGCTTATCGGGGGTCACCCCCTGTTCGCTTAAGCCCCGCAGGCTGGGTCTGGGAGCAAGATTTTTCTGCGTGGTTTCTCCCTCTTCAGACTGCTGCACACCGATTCTTAAGGTCCGTTTCCCAAGCAGTAATCCGTAGAACAGCCCCATGGTTTCCACGAACGGAAAACTGCCCACCGCCGACTGCTGGAACCGTTTCCAGAGTCGGCCCACCGACCTGCGGATGCTCTGCCTGTTCAGTAATCTCTGGTCATCAGCCAGATCTCCCGTGGTCATTTCTTCAAACAGCTGGAACTGGGGCTGGAGCAACACCGGGAGCTGATTGTCCCCCGTTACATCTCCCCAGCGGATATATTCCATGGGAATCCCGAAAAAGCCGGCAAACCCGAGTGTTTCGATCTCCGGAGACGTCTGCTCCAGTTGCCGTCGAATCCGCTCGGAACGCACATCGATGCAAAACGCCAGCTGGGCCATTTTTCGATCGACCAACCGGGAGTTTTCAGCAGCAGACTCCTGCATCTGACTGAGCATTCTGTTGCGGAAGGCAATCTCACAAGTTCGCAGGAGGATGTACCGCTGGAGGACCTGCTCTCCGGCATCGGTGGAAATTTTGAATCGAACGGGCGTGGAGTCAACCAGGCTATGCCAGTCGACCAGAAATGCTTTCGCTTCAGAAATCGCTGCTTCGTAAGCCAGCCGGATTGCCAGCAGCCCGGTGAGATCGCAGTCTGCTGAATCCTCTGAGGACCACTGTTCTGACTGATATTTGGCCCAGGCGCTCCACCCGGGTACCTGATATGCCTGGCAGAGCAGATAGGTTTCCCAGAGTTGCCGGGGAACCTGCAGTTTCTCCAGCAGATAGATCAAAGCTGTCTCCGGAGCGGGCGGCAGCTGCGCTACCAACTCCCGGAAACCGCTGATTCCCAGAATGGCCATACTGCGATCGTGCCGTGCTGCAGAATGCCAGGCCTGGTACAGCGACAGATGCTTCCAGGGACTGTTCCAGGCAGCCTCTCCCTGATCGTAGTGCATGACACAGAATTTCGAGAGTTCATCGCTGATGACTTCAGTCCAGCGACTCCCGGTGTGTGTATCCAGAATTTCAGAGAACGCCTGCATTTGTCTCTCGCGGGCAACCTGGCTGTCAGCATCCTGTTCGACCATCTCTGGGTCTTGTTGTTTCAGAGCCTCAACAATCTGCGCTGCTGTGGGGCAGGACGTGGCTGGTAGATTTTCCGACTCCAACTCTGCGAGTGCAGTCTCGATATCCGCAAGCTGAAACTTTCCGGCCTTGAATTCGGCAGCGTAGTGCTGCAATGGCATCAGGGTTTCACAGTCGGAAAAAATCTGCAGGTATTTCCGGACGTTCAGGAAAGATCGGTCTGTGATTCCGTGGTAAGGATTGACAGCGACATAGTCTTTCAGAGGCCAGACGGGGGCAATGCACTGATGTACGCTCTCGAGGGCTTCCTGCAGTTGCTCCCGCTCAGGCAGTGCCGCAGCGGGCATCTGCTGCCAGACGTCTGCTGTTGTTTCTGCAAAGACTGAGGATTGAACTTGTGACATGGAAAAAACTTTCTCTAGAAAAACAGTCTGGATTGATTAGATTCCGTTACTCAGCAGATTCACTGTTTCACGAGGTGCCCCAGTCGCTGCCTCAACCAGGGCTCGATGTAAAACCCATTGAGGGCATGCACGTAGAGTGAATTCATCCACGCTGGCCTCCGGGACTGCGTCAACCTGTCATTGAGCAGCGCCAGACAGGAAAACCCGATGACGATCAGAACTGCAGACCCGCCTACCAGATACAGGTGAGCCCCCGCAAGGTAGACCGTTTGTGCTGGCCCCATCAGGCGATCGACCGAGATGAAAGCAATGCAATACAGCAGGCAGAGCAGCCCGCAGAGACAGGCAGTACGAATCAGCAGCAGGCGCTCTCCGGATTGCCAGGCGAGCTTCAACCAGCCCGTCAGTGCCAGACACACGATCAGCCCGAGCAGAATTCCCCCCGGCTTGGTGACAGGACTGATCCCAAACAGGGTCGTCAGCCCCAGGTAACCGAGGACCACGCCCGCTCCCGTCAACAGCAGCCTGACCGGGGAGACGGATACTACTTGAGCCGGTTCAGCCCCTCTTCCCAGAGCGAGTTTCTGTTCGAGGACACTGCCACTGCTGAGGAAAGCATGTGCTTTATAGAAAGAATGTGCCAGCAGATGCAGCATCGCTGCCGAAAAGGCGCCCAGCCCGCACTGCAAAATCATGAACCCCATCTGGGCGATCGTGGAATAGGCGAGCCTCTTTTTAATGCTGTTCTGTGTCAGCATTGTGATGGCAGCAACACAGACTGTCAGCATGCCGATCAGTACCAGCGAGATCATTGCCGAGGGAACCAGCTGCACCACAGGACTGGTCCGTATCAGGAGATATCCGCCGGCATTGACGATGCCGGCATGCATCAGGGCAGACACCGGAGTCGGGGTCTCCAGTGTCTGAGGCAGCCAGGTGTGGAAGGGAAACTGCGCCGTTTTCACTACTGCCCCGAGAACCAGTAGCCAGACCGCCCAGATCAAACCAGTAGCCTGGGCTGTTTCGACTCCCTCCAGCAGCCGAAACAGCGCGGTGAAGTTCAGTGTCTGGTACTGTTGATAGATCAACCCGGCGGCAATCAGCAGGCAGACGTCACCGATTCGGCTGACCGTAAATTTACTCCAGGCGGCCCGCCGGGCAGCCGGTCGATCCCGGTAGAACAGCAGCAGGTGGTGTAGCCCCAGGCTGGAGAGTGCCCAGGCCGCGATAAACAGGAAGAGATTTCCAGCGAGTGCCATCAGGGAAACCGCGCCAATCACCAGCCCGGTCCAGCGATAGTAGTTCCCCAGCCCAGGCTCGCCATCCAGAAAGCGGATGGAGTAGCGACAGATGACCCACCCGATAAAGGAGACCAGAGCAAACATCAGGCAGGCGGTCCCATCCAGCAGCAGGATCTCGAATCCTGCCATTTCCAGAACATCCGGTCCTGCGGGAGTAACGGAGCCGAACCAGGTGATAGACATCCTGTTCAAAGTGACCAGGACTGCCAGCAAGGCCTGAATCCCGGCTACCCCGGTAACAAAGTCCCGCAGTTGAGACTGGAACCGACGGCACCAGTGGGAAGGTAGCAATCCCGTACAAATCAGCAATCCCGTAGAAATCAACAGTGGCCACAGCATCAGATCCATGACTTCCCCTTTCAAATAAACGCATTATTATTCACGAATTTTATTTCGTCAATATTTATTCGCCATTATAAGTGGAGTTTTTGAGGAATTCTGACCAGAAAAAATAATTTCATCAAAAGATGTTTACTGTTCAGCCGATCTGGTATTCATGAATAATATTTCGTATCATCAATGTCTCTCACGGGATACGGTCTTTTTCCGGAGTAACAAAGCAGACGTAAAAACAGCCTCTAGACAAATTCTGAAAAAAACGTCTGAGAGCAGAGAAGTGGAGTCGCTGAATGGGTAAATCATCGAACAAAGGTCAGTCACGCAAAGCCGCGCAGGGAGACCGGAAAGGGAAAGTGGCCCCGGTTTCCAAGGCTGACTCTGCCCCCGACAGCAAATCCACGACAGAAACGGGACACCGCTGGACATTCCTGACGAATCATGCCCATGTTTTGATCGTCCTGCATCGGAATCCCACCATTGTTTTGAGAGAAGTGGCTCTGGAGGTGGGAATCACCGAGCGGGCGGTGCAGCGAATTATTCAGGACCTGGAAGAGCAAGGGTTTCTGCAGCGCGAAAAAATCGGACGTCAGAACCATTATGCGGTGCTAACGGACCAGGCCTTGAGGCACCCTATCGAAAAACACAAATCGATCGGTGACCTGCTGAATCTGGTTTCCCGGTAATCATCAGGCGAAAAGTTCTTTGACCGCCTGACCTTTGGCGTCCTTGGTGACGTAGAAGGGGCGACCTTCGATGTCGAAACCGGTTTTGGGGCTGACCCCCATCGCAGTCATGATGGTGGCATGCAGGTTTTCGATGGAGACGGGATTTTCAATCGCCATCAGAGGACGCTCATCGGCCGTTTTCCCGTAGACGAAGCCGCGTTTCATTCCGCCGCCGAACATGACGACACTGGTGCCCCCCGTGAAATGACGATGCAGGCCGAAGTGCTTCATTTCAGCAATTTCGTCGACTTTTTCGCGGGCCTGATCCCGGGCATTGGAGCCGGGCTGCCCTTCGATCAACGCATCCCGGCTGAATTCCGAGGCAATGATGACCAGCGTCCGCTCGAGCATTCCCCGCGCTTCGAGATCAAGAATCAACTGCGTGATCGGCGGGTCGATCTCCTTGTGCATACGATCCATCGTGGTATGCCCGTCGGCATGTGTGTCCCAGTGCAGAAAGGGAACATACTCGGTAGTGACTTCGACAAACCGGGCGCCCGATTCCACCAGGCGGCGGGCCAGCAGACAACCGCGTCCGAAACGACTGTCGCCGTATTTCTGACGGACTTCTTCCTTTTCCAGCGTGATGTCAAACGCATCACGCTCTTTGGAACTGAGGAGCCGATACGCGTTGTCCATCGAGCGCAGCATCGATTCCTGATGATAATCGCTCATCAGTTCACGTTCCGGACTCTGGTCGATCAGCTGTCGATAGAGCTTGTTACGGTTCACGAAGCGTTGCCCCGTCATCCCCTGCGGCGGCCGCACCGATTTGGCGGCTTCCTCAGGATAAGGCAGGTTAAGCGGACCGTATTCGCTGCCGAAAAAGCCAGCCGTCGTGAAGGCTTTGAGCTCTTCGCTCTCGCCGACGCCTTCGAGCCGCTGTCCAATGTTGATGAAGGCCGGCATCACGGGATTGCGGGGACCGATCACGCGGGCCATCCAGGCCCCCAGATGTGGAGCCGCCACGGTCTGGGGCGGAACGTATCCGGTGTGCCAGTGATACTGATGGCGTGAATGCAGGATGCTGCCCAGATCGGGTTGGACGGCGGAACGAATCAAAGTCGCCCGGTCCATCACCGAAGCGATACCTTCCAGTCCATCACAGATCTGCAGTCCGTCGACAGCAGTCGGAATCGCCGGGAAGGTACTCAGCATGTCAGCAACTTTGAGCCCCTTCTTGAACGGCAGATAGCGTTTGGGATCGAACGTATCCGGTGCCGCCATCCCGCCCCCCATCCAGAGCAGAATACAACTGTCAGCGGTGGCTTCGGGATGCTTGACCGGTCCGTTTTCGTTGGCAGAGAGCAGACGCGGGGCCCCCGACATCAGTGACGCAGCACCAGCGGCGCTCAATCGCTTGAGAAAATCGCGTCGGACGATCTGTTCGGGAGCGGTGGGATCAATTTCAAATGTCATTGGTCATTCTCACAGTGAGAGGCACATTGATTCTCGGATTACATCCATTCTCTATTATACCACAATTCAGCGAATCAGGAAAAACTCGGGGAGCATGCAGACCGACCATAACAGGTCTTCCACCTGGGCGGGCTGCGGTTTTTCTCCCAAAATCTGAGTGATGATTTCCGATTCGGCGGCCGTTGGTTCGCGAGACAGAGCGAACTCATACAGGTATTTTGTCAGGCGTTTTGGATCGCCATCTGATTTTTCGATGAGGCGTTTCGCCCCGTCTGAAAAAGCCTGCGCCAGGGACGCTTCGTTGGAGAGATCGATGGCTTCCAGCGTCGTCAGCTGGCTGGGACGCATCGAGACGATCTGCTCCCGCATGGGGCGGCCCAGGGATTTCATCAACGCGGTATTTTTGAGCAGTGAGGCCCGGACCATCGGCTGTTTTCCTTCCGCGGCGACCGCGAGCAGGCTTCTGGCCTGTGCGTCAACAGCGTTGGTCCAGCTGCCGACCGGCTTAACGATGGTGACCGGATTCCATTTCCCGGAGATCCCCCCCAGGCGTCCCTCTTTCGTGGCGGGCGCCTTGGGGTTCCACTCCCACGTTTCATCAGAGGAGATCGCCAGCTGCTCACCATTCTCCAGCTCCAGCCGGGCATCGAAGAAGAAGCCTGCCGGATTCGGAGTGCCGCCCCCGTTATGCACGATGGCGGTAATCTCGTTCTTACCGCGTTTCAACAACGTATGCAGCGGCAGCGTACGGACCTGTGCCCAGTTGTCTCCCCGGTCGACTTCCCGGCGGTTAATGAACAGGATGTGTGAATTATCGCAGGTCAGTACCGCCCCGCCCCGCTTGACCGCAGCGGGCAGATCGATGATTTTCCTGACGACGATCGTCTCATTGGCGGGAGGCACTTTTTTCGCGGAATCACCCCAGATCCATTTGCCTTTGAGATCGAATTCCGATGCGGTTCCCGGCTCGATGCGCGTGCGGAAGATGGGAGCGTCGAACTTGGCGGGAGCGGAGCCGGTGATCTGCCAGACGCCGTCCAGGAACTGTTCGGCAGTCAGGCGACGGGAACGGGGCCCCCGGTAAAGATAGTCGGAGTCTTCGATGCCCTCGACGATTTCGACCTGCGACTGGTACGCCTCGGAAGTGGCGATCAGTTCCAGGACCTTCTTCAAATCGTATTTCTGGTCACTGAGATAAACGGCGAGATAATCCAGCAGGTCTTCATTCCACGGTTTCGTCTGCATCGCATCCAGCGGGTAGACGATGCCCCGCCCCAGCATACGATGCCAGAGTCGATTGACGATCGTACGTGTGAAACGTCCATTCTGTGGATCCGTCATCAGCTGTGCCAGCTGCTGCAGACGCGCTTCGCGGGAAGCGGCCGCATCGATAGTGCCGATCTCCGGGAAGAGCCAGCTGGCTTTGGCTTTTTTGCCGATCGGTTTATCACAACGGTGGATTTCCAGTTCCCGCTCGGAATAAATGGCCGCCAGTCCGTACGACTCTTCGAGGGTCCAGCGATCGATGAAACTGTCGTGGCAGGAAGCACACTTGAGATTGATGCCCAGAAAGGCCTGGCCCAGGCTCTGGGCAAACTGAATTTCAACCGTCTGACCGGCAGAGACGTTCCCCCGCCACTTGATGCCGTCAATAAAACCGCGGCTGGCATCGGTCGGCGGCGCGATCAGTTCCCGCGTCAGTTGATCGAAGGGTTTGTTGTAGAGTAGTGATTCATACAGCCAGCCGGAAACCTGTTTCCTCCCCCCGGTGATGAAGCCGGTGCCGCTGTAATCATTGCGGAGCAGATCGTTGAAGAAGGAGAGCCAGTGATCGGCGTAGGCGGTATCATCGTTGAGCAACTCCCGGATTTTGCGCGTGCGTTTGTCGGGAGACGGATCGTCCAGGAAGGCGTTCAATTCTTCCGGCGTTGGCAGCAGGCCGACCAGGTCGAGATGAATGCGTCTGAGGAAGGTCGCATCATCGATGGGACCGGGTCGCGGCAGCTGATGTTCGGCCAG contains:
- a CDS encoding YbcC family protein — protein: MSQVQSSVFAETTADVWQQMPAAALPEREQLQEALESVHQCIAPVWPLKDYVAVNPYHGITDRSFLNVRKYLQIFSDCETLMPLQHYAAEFKAGKFQLADIETALAELESENLPATSCPTAAQIVEALKQQDPEMVEQDADSQVARERQMQAFSEILDTHTGSRWTEVISDELSKFCVMHYDQGEAAWNSPWKHLSLYQAWHSAARHDRSMAILGISGFRELVAQLPPAPETALIYLLEKLQVPRQLWETYLLCQAYQVPGWSAWAKYQSEQWSSEDSADCDLTGLLAIRLAYEAAISEAKAFLVDWHSLVDSTPVRFKISTDAGEQVLQRYILLRTCEIAFRNRMLSQMQESAAENSRLVDRKMAQLAFCIDVRSERIRRQLEQTSPEIETLGFAGFFGIPMEYIRWGDVTGDNQLPVLLQPQFQLFEEMTTGDLADDQRLLNRQSIRRSVGRLWKRFQQSAVGSFPFVETMGLFYGLLLGKRTLRIGVQQSEEGETTQKNLAPRPSLRGLSEQGVTPDKLTEMAEAILRNMSLTTQFSRLVVFCGHESQTVNNPLKAGLDCGACGGHSGAPNARVAAEILNLPAVRQGLERKGIEIPNDTIFLAGVHNTTTDRIELFETDQVPESHQAELTSLQTLISQATQQTRVERLSTLKSPSTKDLLRRAYDWSEVRPEWGLAGNAALVVGPRNLTRQMDLDGRTFLHNYDQEQDPHGTVLENIMTAPMVVAHWINMQYYASTVDQRHFGSGNKTLHNVAGGFGILSGNGGDLKTGLPWQSLHTGEMFQHQPLRLQVVIAASRQAIENVISKHTLVSNLLNGGWVYLIACEEGSFYQYQTGNQWKQIDSAV
- a CDS encoding proton-conducting transporter transmembrane domain-containing protein; its protein translation is MDLMLWPLLISTGLLICTGLLPSHWCRRFQSQLRDFVTGVAGIQALLAVLVTLNRMSITWFGSVTPAGPDVLEMAGFEILLLDGTACLMFALVSFIGWVICRYSIRFLDGEPGLGNYYRWTGLVIGAVSLMALAGNLFLFIAAWALSSLGLHHLLLFYRDRPAARRAAWSKFTVSRIGDVCLLIAAGLIYQQYQTLNFTALFRLLEGVETAQATGLIWAVWLLVLGAVVKTAQFPFHTWLPQTLETPTPVSALMHAGIVNAGGYLLIRTSPVVQLVPSAMISLVLIGMLTVCVAAITMLTQNSIKKRLAYSTIAQMGFMILQCGLGAFSAAMLHLLAHSFYKAHAFLSSGSVLEQKLALGRGAEPAQVVSVSPVRLLLTGAGVVLGYLGLTTLFGISPVTKPGGILLGLIVCLALTGWLKLAWQSGERLLLIRTACLCGLLCLLYCIAFISVDRLMGPAQTVYLAGAHLYLVGGSAVLIVIGFSCLALLNDRLTQSRRPAWMNSLYVHALNGFYIEPWLRQRLGHLVKQ
- a CDS encoding helix-turn-helix transcriptional regulator; the encoded protein is MGKSSNKGQSRKAAQGDRKGKVAPVSKADSAPDSKSTTETGHRWTFLTNHAHVLIVLHRNPTIVLREVALEVGITERAVQRIIQDLEEQGFLQREKIGRQNHYAVLTDQALRHPIEKHKSIGDLLNLVSR
- a CDS encoding DUF1501 domain-containing protein; this encodes MTFEIDPTAPEQIVRRDFLKRLSAAGAASLMSGAPRLLSANENGPVKHPEATADSCILLWMGGGMAAPDTFDPKRYLPFKKGLKVADMLSTFPAIPTAVDGLQICDGLEGIASVMDRATLIRSAVQPDLGSILHSRHQYHWHTGYVPPQTVAAPHLGAWMARVIGPRNPVMPAFINIGQRLEGVGESEELKAFTTAGFFGSEYGPLNLPYPEEAAKSVRPPQGMTGQRFVNRNKLYRQLIDQSPERELMSDYHQESMLRSMDNAYRLLSSKERDAFDITLEKEEVRQKYGDSRFGRGCLLARRLVESGARFVEVTTEYVPFLHWDTHADGHTTMDRMHKEIDPPITQLILDLEARGMLERTLVIIASEFSRDALIEGQPGSNARDQAREKVDEIAEMKHFGLHRHFTGGTSVVMFGGGMKRGFVYGKTADERPLMAIENPVSIENLHATIMTAMGVSPKTGFDIEGRPFYVTKDAKGQAVKELFA
- a CDS encoding DUF1549 domain-containing protein, producing the protein MISRFVIPALIVLQINLASALQAKPVDFAHDVVPILKQHCVACHGGREAKGSFSLNTRQLWLESGFVDLKDAGASYLLELVTSNDPEMQMPPKGKPRLSKKEVATLKQWVAEDLPWEAGFTFGKQAYEPPLKPRRPELPPAVDNRTHPIDRLIDHYLAEHQLPRPGPIDDATFLRRIHLDLVGLLPTPEELNAFLDDPSPDKRTRKIRELLNDDTAYADHWLSFFNDLLRNDYSGTGFITGGRKQVSGWLYESLLYNKPFDQLTRELIAPPTDASRGFIDGIKWRGNVSAGQTVEIQFAQSLGQAFLGINLKCASCHDSFIDRWTLEESYGLAAIYSERELEIHRCDKPIGKKAKASWLFPEIGTIDAAASREARLQQLAQLMTDPQNGRFTRTIVNRLWHRMLGRGIVYPLDAMQTKPWNEDLLDYLAVYLSDQKYDLKKVLELIATSEAYQSQVEIVEGIEDSDYLYRGPRSRRLTAEQFLDGVWQITGSAPAKFDAPIFRTRIEPGTASEFDLKGKWIWGDSAKKVPPANETIVVRKIIDLPAAVKRGGAVLTCDNSHILFINRREVDRGDNWAQVRTLPLHTLLKRGKNEITAIVHNGGGTPNPAGFFFDARLELENGEQLAISSDETWEWNPKAPATKEGRLGGISGKWNPVTIVKPVGSWTNAVDAQARSLLAVAAEGKQPMVRASLLKNTALMKSLGRPMREQIVSMRPSQLTTLEAIDLSNEASLAQAFSDGAKRLIEKSDGDPKRLTKYLYEFALSREPTAAESEIITQILGEKPQPAQVEDLLWSVCMLPEFFLIR